CCAAGAGCCCCTGATGGAGGGGCGTGATCTGGAGGGCTGCAGATGTGACTGGCCAGCAGGAAGTGACCACTTGTTCCAGAGAGGCTTCCTGGACTGGACAGGGGCTGGCAGAGGGCGCGGCAGCCTGGGACCTCATACCCCGTCTGGCTGGCCCAACGCAAGGCACGTCTGCCAGACTGAGTGAGCCCTGCTGCCAGGCCTCCTTAGGCCACACCACAGGCCTCCCACGGGCTCGCTGGGGACAGGGGCTGGTTTATCTCCCCAGGCCCTGTCCACTCCTCCGCCTGCACTcaggaagctgggggtgggggtccaaGCAAGCAGGAAGCCCGAGGTCAGCCGGCGCAGCCCGGAGCAGCTGGCCACAGCCCTGGCGGGATGCATGCGATCCTGCTGCTGTGGCCCCTGGCGCTGGGGCTCAGCCTGGACGACGGCACCCAGACCCCCAACATGTACGACGAGGGTGGGAGCGTGGGGGACGGTGACAGTGACGGTGAGTGAGCTGGGGCCCTGCCCCGGCATGGGGGCACAGAGCTGCTGAGGGGGAGACGGGGAACAGAGAGGCCCTCTAAGCCAGCCCTGAGCCCACTCGGCTGTGTGTGTCCATGTCCAGCTCTGTTTCCCCAATTCGGGGGGCTCCTGAGAGCTGGGACCGGATTGCAGCCCCTTCGTGGCACATGATCCACCCAGAGGGACCGGCTCAGGCGGGGGGGCTCCTGGGCTCTAAGTGCTTTCCTCCTGCTTCTGTCCCCCAGGTGGCACGGCGGGGCCCTGGAGCAGTCCCCAGGCAGCCACTCCTGGCCCACTCCACCCTCGCAGCTTCCCCGGCCAGGCCCGCGCCAACGACAGCGACACTCTGGAGCTCCCGGACAGCTCTCGGGCGCTGCTGCTGGGTTGGGTGCCCACGAGGCTGGTGCCCGCGCTCTACGGGCTGGCCTTGGCGGTGGGGCTGCCTGCCAACGGGCTGGCGCTGTGGGTGCTGGCCACCCGGGTGCCTCGGCTGCCCTCCACCATGCTGCTCATGAACCTGGCGGCCGCCGACCTGCTGCTGGCCCTGGTGCTGCCGCCACGCATCGTCTACCACCTGTGGGGCCAGCGCTGGCCCTTCGGTGAGGCTGCCTGCCGCCTGGCCACGGCCGCACTCTACGGCCACATGTACAGTTCCGTGCTGCTGCTGGCTGCCGTCAGCCTGGACCGCTACCTGGCCGTGGTACACCCGCTGCGGGCCCGCGCCCTGCGAGGCCAGCGCCTCGCCACCGGGCTCTGCAGTGCAGCCTGGCTGGTGGCGGCCGCCCTGGCGCTGCCCCTGGCACTGCAGCGGCAGACCTACCAGCTGTCGCACTCAGACCGCGTGCTCTGCCACGACGTGTTGCCCGTCGGTGCCCAGGCCTCCTACTGGCGGCCGGCCTTCACCTGCCTGGCGGTGCTTGGCTGCTTCCTGCCCCTGCTGGTCATGCTGCTGAGCTACGGGGCTGCCCTGCGTGCGCTGGCCGCCGCCGGCCGGCGCTACAACCACGCACTGCGGCTGACAGCGCTGGTGCTGGCCTCGGCCCTGGCCTTCTTTGCGCCCAGCAacgtgctgctgctgctgcactACTCGGCCCCGCGCCCTGATGCCTGGGGGGACCTGTACGCGGCCTACATGCCCAGCCTGGCGCTCAGCACCCTCAACAGCTGTGTGGACCCCTTTGTCTACTACTACGTATCGGCCGAGTTCAGGGACAAGGTGCGGGAGGGGCTGCTCCGCCGGGCGCCAGGGGGCGCAGCGGCCTCCAAGGAAGGGGGCAGCGCGGGGATGGGCACGAGGTCCTCCTCGCTCGTGTGACGGGCCCTCAGaagggggcagtggggaggggtgtTTGGGTTGAATAGGGTCCCCTCCCAATTCACGTCCCCCAGGGACCTCCGAATGTGAGCtaatttgaaaatagggtctttgcaggtgtcattagttaagatgaggtcacaatggagtagggtgggccctaaacccgACATGACtcgtgttcttataagaagaggacacagagacacacaggtgAAGACAGAGATCGGGTGATgcacaagccaaggaaccccGTGGACCGCGCAGCCCCCAGGCACTGGAAGAGACGCCTGGGATGGATACCCGGAGACtcgaggagccagccctgcccacccctcatcTCCggcttctggcctcctgaactgtgagacaataaatttctgttgtgttcaGCCCGTTTGCggtcctttgttacagcagccccaggagatgAAGGCAAGGGTTAAATGCAGATTTCAGGCCCAGTCGCACCCCCCGACTCGCCCAAGCAGGAGCCCATGATGCTGCAGTTGACCGGCTCCCTCCTGTCCAACAGGGGATGAGGCGAGGCTGATGCTGCCCTGGACCCACCGCAGGCCCCTGCCCAGCGCTAGGCTCAGGACCCCACCTCCAAGTGCCTCATGTCGGTTCTATTTGGCCCAGATAGCCTGGGGCCGGGTTCGTGGTCCTCGTTCCCAGAAGTCCAGATTCCAGCTTtgggccaggccccagggcttGGGGCATTTCCTGAGGAAGCACAGTGGAGAGCCCCACTCTGCTTTCCAGAGCCTGGTGCAGCCCGTCACTGGGAGCCACAGGGCTTGGCCTCCCACTGTCCCCCTGGCCACAAGACATCACTTCCCTCCCCAAACCTGTGGTCTGATTCCTTTTCTGGCTTGAGTTAACTTTCCCGCGGTCCAGGAGGGTGGGGTAACAAGAGGATGGATGGTGTGCACCCAGGGCCAGGGAGTGCAGCCTTGCGACCCCCACACCCTGCTGCCTGCTCTGAACTGAGTCAGGGGGCACCACGTGGGGAAGGGCAGCCACAGCCCCCAGCACACACGCCCCTGTCGCTCCCCACCCCCCGACCCAGGTCAGCAGGTGGCAACTTGGTCAGGAGCCACTGAGGCATCAACTGTGGGAGTAAGCAGCcccctggaggcagagggagtgggggCCATTCCTGGGCTCCCCGTTGAGTTCAAGTCTCTGATCTGAGAGGAGTGAGCCAGTGAACGGGCAGCCCCGGGACACgcatgcgcgcgcgcacacacacatgtgcttgTGACCCTGGAGAAGTGTGAATAAGATCAGTGAAGTGTATGGATGTCAACAGCCTGGTGTGATGATGTACCAGAGTTCTTCCAAGACGTCTTCCTGGGGAAGGCTGGGGGAAGCGGACCAGGACCGCCCTGCGGtggtataatttcttccaaaTGCTCAGGACACGGATCTTCAAACCCTCCTCCCCCCTCCGCTCTGAAAGGCTGGGCTGCAGATGAAGGAACGGAGGTGCGGGGGCCAGATGAGAGCTGGGGCTCCAGCCCTGGGCGCTGACCCCAGGCTCA
The window above is part of the Equus przewalskii isolate Varuska chromosome 20, EquPr2, whole genome shotgun sequence genome. Proteins encoded here:
- the F2RL3 gene encoding proteinase-activated receptor 4, producing the protein MHAILLLWPLALGLSLDDGTQTPNMYDEGGSVGDGDSDGGTAGPWSSPQAATPGPLHPRSFPGQARANDSDTLELPDSSRALLLGWVPTRLVPALYGLALAVGLPANGLALWVLATRVPRLPSTMLLMNLAAADLLLALVLPPRIVYHLWGQRWPFGEAACRLATAALYGHMYSSVLLLAAVSLDRYLAVVHPLRARALRGQRLATGLCSAAWLVAAALALPLALQRQTYQLSHSDRVLCHDVLPVGAQASYWRPAFTCLAVLGCFLPLLVMLLSYGAALRALAAAGRRYNHALRLTALVLASALAFFAPSNVLLLLHYSAPRPDAWGDLYAAYMPSLALSTLNSCVDPFVYYYVSAEFRDKVREGLLRRAPGGAAASKEGGSAGMGTRSSSLV